Proteins found in one Zea mays cultivar B73 chromosome 1, Zm-B73-REFERENCE-NAM-5.0, whole genome shotgun sequence genomic segment:
- the LOC109943749 gene encoding uncharacterized protein isoform X3, which translates to MSGSSRIAHRSNLYCRIPHLAMAACRERRKEGIPPPPSPSSSSSSLASPDRLPGSSMDDGFCCATTGRTERKRRRERAEGSAWSQRLLIVDPDPGKPTETSRRNLRRRSAGNFSADDGGSTAPLVVADCLTYINILVRSRVI; encoded by the exons ATGTCTGGGTCATCacgaattgctcaccggagcaatTTGTACTGCCGCATACCACACCTCGCCATGGCCGCCTGTCGGGAGAGAAGAAAGGAGGGGattccgccgccgccgagccccaGTTCAAGCTCTTCTTCACTCGCATCTCCGGACCGCCTCCCTGGGAGCTCCATGGACGATGGCTTCTGCTGCGCCACCACGGGTCGAACAGAGAGAAAACGAAGGAGAGAGAGAGCGGAGGGCTCTGCGTGGTCACAGCGGCTCCTCATCGTCGATCCGGATCCGGGGAAGCCGACCGAGACCTCGCGGCGGAACCTACGTCGTCGCAGCGCGGGGAATTTCTCGGCGGACGACGGGGGAAGCACCGCGCCTCTGGTCGTCGCGGACTGCCTCACCTACATCAATATTCTGG tgaggtcacgagtcatctga
- the LOC109943749 gene encoding uncharacterized protein isoform X2: MSGSSRIAHRSNLYCRIPHLAMAACRERRKEGIPPPPSPSSSSSSLASPDRLPGSSMDDGFCCATTGRTERKRRRERAEGSAWSQRLLIVDPDPGKPTETSRRNLRRRSAGNFSADDGGSTAPLVVADCLTYINILAVRSRVI; encoded by the exons ATGTCTGGGTCATCacgaattgctcaccggagcaatTTGTACTGCCGCATACCACACCTCGCCATGGCCGCCTGTCGGGAGAGAAGAAAGGAGGGGattccgccgccgccgagccccaGTTCAAGCTCTTCTTCACTCGCATCTCCGGACCGCCTCCCTGGGAGCTCCATGGACGATGGCTTCTGCTGCGCCACCACGGGTCGAACAGAGAGAAAACGAAGGAGAGAGAGAGCGGAGGGCTCTGCGTGGTCACAGCGGCTCCTCATCGTCGATCCGGATCCGGGGAAGCCGACCGAGACCTCGCGGCGGAACCTACGTCGTCGCAGCGCGGGGAATTTCTCGGCGGACGACGGGGGAAGCACCGCGCCTCTGGTCGTCGCGGACTGCCTCACCTACATCAATATTCTGG cagtgaggtcacgagtcatctga
- the LOC109943749 gene encoding uncharacterized protein isoform X1: MSGSSRIAHRSNLYCRIPHLAMAACRERRKEGIPPPPSPSSSSSSLASPDRLPGSSMDDGFCCATTGRTERKRRRERAEGSAWSQRLLIVDPDPGKPTETSRRNLRRRSAGNFSADDGGSTAPLVVADCLTYINILGQEQVPQDEALGGCCDVFVRGLGRRLPVNFGLLDRCLLIM, from the exons ATGTCTGGGTCATCacgaattgctcaccggagcaatTTGTACTGCCGCATACCACACCTCGCCATGGCCGCCTGTCGGGAGAGAAGAAAGGAGGGGattccgccgccgccgagccccaGTTCAAGCTCTTCTTCACTCGCATCTCCGGACCGCCTCCCTGGGAGCTCCATGGACGATGGCTTCTGCTGCGCCACCACGGGTCGAACAGAGAGAAAACGAAGGAGAGAGAGAGCGGAGGGCTCTGCGTGGTCACAGCGGCTCCTCATCGTCGATCCGGATCCGGGGAAGCCGACCGAGACCTCGCGGCGGAACCTACGTCGTCGCAGCGCGGGGAATTTCTCGGCGGACGACGGGGGAAGCACCGCGCCTCTGGTCGTCGCGGACTGCCTCACCTACATCAATATTCTGG gtcaagagcaggtaccgcaggatgaggcgcttggaggatgctgcgatgtgttcgtgagaggtctaggccgtcgtctcccagtcaactttgggttgctggaccgttgtctccttataatgtaa
- the LOC100191269 gene encoding clathrin binding protein isoform X1, with translation MEAIRKQASKLREQVARQQQAVMKQFGGGYGADGVFADEAEAQQHSKLEKLYISTRAAKHFQRDIVRGVEGYIVTGSKQVEIGGQLKPCCHFGEHINLNFEIVNLMCFVLIGNKLCEDGKKYGTENTCTSGSTLSKAALSFAKARSMMEKERGNLLKALGTQVAEPLRAMVMGAPLEDARHLAQRYDRMRQEAEAQAIEVSKRQMKLREASGNSDMISRLEAAESKLQELKSNMGVLGKEALAAMTAVEGQQQRLTLQRLIALVESERNYHQKVLQILDQLEREMVSERQRIEGAPPPVVESSMPPPPAYEEVNGIFMRNTVAELVETVEYFLAEAIQSYRAESDTELNLSAGDYIVVRKVSNNGWAEGECRGRAGWFPYDYIEKRERVLASKVAQVF, from the exons ATGGAGGCCATCCGGAAGCAGGCCTCAAAGCTCCGGGAGCAGGTAGCTCGGCAGCAGCAG GCGGTGATGAAGCAGTTCGGGGGCGGGTACGGCGCAGACGGCGTGTTCGCTGACGAGGCTGAGGCGCAACAGCACTCCAAGCTCGAGAAACTCTACATCTCTACGCGCGCGGCCAAG CACTTCCAAAGGGATATAGTTCGGGGCGTCGAGGGCTACATAGTCACGGGGTCGAAGCAAGTCGAGATCGGTGGACAGCTGAAACCCTGTTGCCATTTCGGTGAACACATAAATTTGAATTTCGAAATTGTTAATTTAATGTGCTTTGTGTTAATAGGGAACAAGTTATGTGAGGATGGGAAGAAGTATGGCACTGAGAACACTTGTACCAGTGGTAGCACACTGTCGAAGGCGGCATTAAGTTTTGCTAAGGCACGGTCCATGATGGAAAAGGAAAGGGGTAACCTGCTGAAAGCCCTTGGCACACAG GTTGCAGAACCACTGAGAGCTATGGTTATGGGAGCTCCTTTGGAGGATGCCCGCCACCTCGCCCAAAGGTACGACAGAATGCGTCAAGAAGCTGAAGCGCAG GCTATTGAAGTTTCAAAACGCCAAATGAAACTAAGAGAAGCATCTGGAAATAGTGATATGATTTCAAGGCTAGAAGCGGCTGAGTCAAAGCTGCAGGAGTTGAAATCAAATATGGGGGTTTTGGGCAAAGAAGCTTTGGCCGCAATGACTGCCGTTGAAGGCCAACAGCAAAGACTGACACTGCAGCGTCTTATTGCATTG GTTGAATCAGAGAGAAACTACCACCAAAAGGTCCTACAAATTCTTGATCAACTTGAGAGAGAG ATGGTATCTGAGCGCCAAAGAATTGAAGGGGCACCTCCTCCGGTGGTTGAGAGTTCCATGCCTCCACCGCCTGCATATGAAGAAGTCAATGGTATATTCATGAGGAATACGGTCGCAGAGTTGGTCGAGACCGTGGAGTATTTCCTGGCTGAG GCAATCCAATCATATCGAGCAGAGAGCGACACTGAGCTCAACCTTTCAGCTGGTGACTACATAGTGGTCCGAAAG GTGTCGAACAATGGATGGGCCGAAGGTGAATGCAGGGGGAGAGCTGGCTGGTTCCCCTACGACTACATCGAGAAACGAGAGCGTGTGCTTGCAAGTAAAGTCGCGCAAGTTTTCTAA
- the LOC100191269 gene encoding clathrin binding protein: protein MEAIRKQASKLREQVARQQQAVMKQFGGGYGADGVFADEAEAQQHSKLEKLYISTRAAKHFQRDIVRGVEGYIVTGSKQVEIGNKLCEDGKKYGTENTCTSGSTLSKAALSFAKARSMMEKERGNLLKALGTQVAEPLRAMVMGAPLEDARHLAQRYDRMRQEAEAQAIEVSKRQMKLREASGNSDMISRLEAAESKLQELKSNMGVLGKEALAAMTAVEGQQQRLTLQRLIALVESERNYHQKVLQILDQLEREMVSERQRIEGAPPPVVESSMPPPPAYEEVNGIFMRNTVAELVETVEYFLAEAIQSYRAESDTELNLSAGDYIVVRKVSNNGWAEGECRGRAGWFPYDYIEKRERVLASKVAQVF, encoded by the exons ATGGAGGCCATCCGGAAGCAGGCCTCAAAGCTCCGGGAGCAGGTAGCTCGGCAGCAGCAG GCGGTGATGAAGCAGTTCGGGGGCGGGTACGGCGCAGACGGCGTGTTCGCTGACGAGGCTGAGGCGCAACAGCACTCCAAGCTCGAGAAACTCTACATCTCTACGCGCGCGGCCAAG CACTTCCAAAGGGATATAGTTCGGGGCGTCGAGGGCTACATAGTCACGGGGTCGAAGCAAGTCGAGATCG GGAACAAGTTATGTGAGGATGGGAAGAAGTATGGCACTGAGAACACTTGTACCAGTGGTAGCACACTGTCGAAGGCGGCATTAAGTTTTGCTAAGGCACGGTCCATGATGGAAAAGGAAAGGGGTAACCTGCTGAAAGCCCTTGGCACACAG GTTGCAGAACCACTGAGAGCTATGGTTATGGGAGCTCCTTTGGAGGATGCCCGCCACCTCGCCCAAAGGTACGACAGAATGCGTCAAGAAGCTGAAGCGCAG GCTATTGAAGTTTCAAAACGCCAAATGAAACTAAGAGAAGCATCTGGAAATAGTGATATGATTTCAAGGCTAGAAGCGGCTGAGTCAAAGCTGCAGGAGTTGAAATCAAATATGGGGGTTTTGGGCAAAGAAGCTTTGGCCGCAATGACTGCCGTTGAAGGCCAACAGCAAAGACTGACACTGCAGCGTCTTATTGCATTG GTTGAATCAGAGAGAAACTACCACCAAAAGGTCCTACAAATTCTTGATCAACTTGAGAGAGAG ATGGTATCTGAGCGCCAAAGAATTGAAGGGGCACCTCCTCCGGTGGTTGAGAGTTCCATGCCTCCACCGCCTGCATATGAAGAAGTCAATGGTATATTCATGAGGAATACGGTCGCAGAGTTGGTCGAGACCGTGGAGTATTTCCTGGCTGAG GCAATCCAATCATATCGAGCAGAGAGCGACACTGAGCTCAACCTTTCAGCTGGTGACTACATAGTGGTCCGAAAG GTGTCGAACAATGGATGGGCCGAAGGTGAATGCAGGGGGAGAGCTGGCTGGTTCCCCTACGACTACATCGAGAAACGAGAGCGTGTGCTTGCAAGTAAAGTCGCGCAAGTTTTCTAA